A stretch of Halococcus saccharolyticus DSM 5350 DNA encodes these proteins:
- a CDS encoding DUF7097 family protein: MERTPAGTSVGVDDPYAFVERCDHLTDDGRCRYALEHAEHDPSFAAERRADDCRCPAADPAGEWTWRDCPHFRARNRSRECVRCGLDERRMAHSEERPLLEEHHLSYADIDDGADHGDDGSADEPNHEITVYLCRWCHAKIHNSWARLGDDASPDPEAIAAREGRRSREQDELGFSSAAERYGDE; this comes from the coding sequence GGACGCCCGCCGGCACGTCGGTCGGCGTCGACGACCCCTACGCGTTCGTCGAGCGGTGCGACCATCTCACCGACGATGGCCGGTGTCGATACGCCCTCGAACACGCTGAACACGATCCGTCGTTCGCCGCCGAGCGCCGAGCCGACGATTGCCGGTGTCCGGCGGCCGATCCCGCCGGTGAGTGGACGTGGCGGGACTGCCCCCACTTCCGGGCGCGAAACCGGTCGCGAGAGTGTGTTCGATGTGGACTCGACGAGCGTCGGATGGCCCACTCCGAGGAGCGCCCGCTGCTCGAAGAACATCACCTCTCGTACGCCGACATCGACGACGGCGCGGACCACGGCGACGACGGCTCAGCCGACGAGCCGAACCACGAGATCACGGTCTACCTCTGTCGGTGGTGTCACGCCAAGATCCACAACTCGTGGGCGCGGCTCGGCGACGACGCCAGTCCTGATCCTGAGGCAATCGCCGCACGTGAGGGACGACGGAGCCGCGAACAGGACGAACTCGGCTTTTCGTCGGCGGCCGAGCGATACGGCGACGAGTGA